One Arachis hypogaea cultivar Tifrunner chromosome 2, arahy.Tifrunner.gnm2.J5K5, whole genome shotgun sequence genomic window, ttcatatggctcatatggttgttggaatggtgggtaaggattagggtcatatggaggtggttggtggaaagaggcttgtgggtatggttgagggttatgttgaggatatggctcataggcatatggtggtggttcttgaaagtcacaaggagattcaccatatccatttgattggtatgcatcatagaatgggtCTTTTTCATAGTGCATCGgtagaggttgttgccatgaggattgatcatatacatagggctcttcccacctttgattatcccatccttAATACATATTGTCATTGAAATTcacatctcctacaacatagttagaaccaaactcatagccaaagtgagaattcatggtagcaagggaaaatgaaaacaaaaactagtaagaaataatgaaaacaaACTACTAAAACTAGCGACAATCAACAAAGaagcatattcacaatattcacatatgtacagtaaccaataacaagcgcacatttgcaactccccgacaacgacgccattttgatgaatggacttttgtgtggtctagaatttcactaatgaaatctcgttgcaagtatagtttctaaaccaaaaataatcctttcatacaaaaatttgtttgtcactacaACAAACCCcgaaaattaataaccgaagtactcaaacctcgggtcattctccctaggaattgcaataaagtgttcttgttattggttagaggtgtgttttggggtttttggaataagagacaagaattgtaaattgcaaaggaaataaactaataactatgaAAGCTTTTGGCACGGTATGAGAACTAGAGGTCCTATcttagctatccttatcaattgtgatgagaattgttcattgctctcacttggttaacctctaaccatggaggaatgtcaagtggatgaattaacttgattccacaagtcttaGCCAACTCCTaaagaaagactagctttagtggcattcaagtcaattagcaatctttaattatcaatcaacaagagagtttgataactcaagagttactaattaccctacctaggccaagaggaacaaaatctaactcataactagAAGAAacttttcatcaaacacatagaaggcaataaaggcaaacattattaattgcaaaaattagaggaatctacaactacaaaagcaagagattaacaatagaaaggcaaaacaattatgaaacaacaaagaacttaccaatttcattgaagaagaaatgtagatctacaaaggAATTCATAAAGCAAAAGGAGAATTGTAgaaagagaagaagtagatctagatctaagaaattaaactaaacctaatcctaattctagagactaactttccctccaaaactaaaactaaactaaaactcatGCGATGAAAGCTTGTGATTCCCCTCTAAATtctgacttaaatagcatcagagataagttggatttgggcctgggaagcccagaattcgcccccagcgttttgcctttaagtgagtcacatgcaagcatcgacgcgtacgcgcgtcGCTTGAGAATTTcctatccacgcgtacacgtcatgcacgcgtgcgcgtcgccatgcgacgtcacatctacgcgtgcgcgtcagctgTGCTTGCGTGTCGATGAGttcatcccaaatccttgattttccattatttctccacttgcatgattttcctcttcttccctttgatccattcctagcctttccatcctgaattcactaacaaacatatcaaggcatctagtggagtcaaaggtgaattaaatttagctaattaaaggtataaaaagcatgttttcacacttaagcacaaattaggagacaatcatgaaaccttGCTatatcattgaataaatgtggttaAAAGGTCATAAAGTcctccaaattaagcacaagaaaaaccctaaaaatggggtttatcatgaTCCCATCAGTATGACTGGAAGAATCTGTCGAAAGTCACCACCTAGTACAACAACCTTACCTGCAAAAGCTATGTTCGGCTTGTAAGATCGTTCATATCTTAGGATATCCTTCAGTGACTTGGCCAATGCCTCATAACAGTGTTTGTTCAACATTGGAGCTTCGTCCCATATAATCAAACTGGCTCTGGAAACCAACTTAGCAAGAGATGAACCTTGTTTATTGTTGCAAATTGAATCTTTGTTAATGTTTAAAGGTATCTTAAATTTTGAATGAGTAGTGCATCCATTGGGGAGAAGTAGTGAAGCAATACCACTTGATGTAACATTTAGGACAATCTTTCCCTCACACCTTAATAAAGCAGAAAGCGTGCGCTAAAGGAATGTCTTGCCAGTACCACCATACCCATAAACAAAGTAAAATCTGGCACGATCCATGTTCATGGCATCAATTATTGTATGATATGCATAGATCTGTTCATTATTCATAGATTGCAAAGTATCATTCAACTCTTAACGAAGTAAAATTCTATCAAAATTCAACTCATCCATTATCAACCGATCCTCGATACCATCAATCGCTTGCATATCGATATAAGGCAACGTAGAAAATTCTTTCAAAGATTTGCCATTAGCTTGTAATCGTTCCTCAAGTTTCATCAATGTTAAGTTCAAAATATGATCATCAGCTAATACTAAATCTGTAAAATTTATAACAAAATGGTAATCACCGAAGAAGAAAACCAAAAAAAGTTAACACAACTGCATAATTATATGACATAGTGAGaaataatagtataaaaaaataaacaagaatcaTCAAAATGGTGAATCTTTCTCTGCAAGTATAGTATGTCTTCAGATAATTGCTGATAGCATGACTGCCAAACTACTTTAGGGCGAGATATGTTATTAGATATAAGAAGAACAACAAAGAGATCACGAACATACGAATCAAATGCTCCTGAACTTGCTTCCAAAATAGCATCAATAAACTCCTTGTCATCTTGAAGAAGACCTAATGCATAACATGCTTTCTTGAATGTGTTATAAACAATACCTTCGACGATCCTAATATCAATAAAACTTTTGCATCCTTTTTGTATGTATAGTAAACGTCTCAAATAATAATCTTCACCATTCCCCCTAGGGACATGAGTTAACCGGCCAAAGAAAAACCCTGTTTTGTGGGACCTAGATGGAAACATCATCTTTGCATACAAACTTGTTTGGGAACTCATTATAGGTCTAGGACTTGGCAAAGGGATATACATTATTAGCAAGGAACCATGCTAATAATTTGGTCATCTTGCCTTCTACACGATTCAGAACAATTGAATATTATCATGATCTCTAAAAATTACAGGATGATCTTCAGGGAGGTGAAAAGGCAACCTAATAACAGTAGGATCTTTAATTTGAATGTCATAACCAAATAATCTCAAAGCTGCCTCATATGAGGATATATAACGACAGTCATAATAGTTTTTTATTTCATCCACTACACGTCCAGACATTGAGTCCTCGGCAGATTGATAGAAAGAAGTAGTTACACGATCATTACCCTTGTACACATATTTAAATAGATACTTGATAACAGAAGTTTGGCACATATGCTCCACATTTATATGATAGCCATACTTCAGCAACAAATAAGGATTGTATGGTACAATGAATGAATTATCAATGATGACATTCCTCTTTGTTAACGTTCGACCATTGTCTGGTCTCTTATACTTGGGGAACCCAGCTTCATCAATAACAGTACGTGACCTAAATGGCTTAGGAAAAAACTTTGAACAGTGGCCCTCTACCATGCACGGACTCTTTTTGTTATGTCGACCGTAAGGACCATGTACCAAGAATCTCTCAACAGCAGCATACAACTTAGGTCTACGACGTTTATCAGGTATCTCAGCAGAAATAAATTTCTCAATATCTGATGGAGACTTTGGCTTGTCTAGAGGATGAATGAATAACAATATGTGTGCATGGGGTAAACCCGTCTTCTGAAATTCAACAGTGTATACATCTgaaacaattagaaaaaaatagagTTAGAATAAATATGACAATTTATACGTATAACATGTAATAAAAATGAACTTCTAAAATATATCTTACATCCAAAATTTTGCCAAAAGAAATACCGCTTTTAAAATTGCTGATTAAATGATTAAGCTTAATCTTGAATATCCTTGATACAATATCTGGACAATCCTGAGGTGATAAACCAGAACCGTGAAGCAATCTCTTAACCTCATCCCAGTCAGGATTGGATGTAATTGTAATAAAGAAGCTAGGATATCCAGTATAATTGCAAATAGCAAAAGCATCTTTGCAGTTGTTAAACATGTACCTAGGACCACCGGTAAATGTGCTAGGAAGAATAATATGCTGCCCAGTGGCAACGATGTCAGCTTTGCCACTTACGAATGACTCATCTAAGGCCTTGTATCTTTCAACCCTTAACTTTGGTTGGTTAAATCTAATAAAGCTCAATCGTTTAGCCCCAACCATTGTATATGCATCAACCAAGAATTGTTGGAAAAGTCTAGTAGAATGTAACAAAATAGAAGAATCTTAAGACCTCATCTGCAAGTGATAGGCAAAGAACTCCCTCATGCTGATAGTTTTCCTCTTCTTTGAACCATCAATATTGTAATGAAAGGAAGTTTCAATTCCAACTCTATATCTGTCCTCCGCGTATGGAAACAATAAAGAATATTGCAAAGCAAGGTATTGTGGGTGAAAAACATCAATCCTTTTTAACTGGCTAAAATTTGACTCAACTATTATATCCCTTTCCAAAGAGGACTCATAAATATCACCCAATATGATAACTACAACCTCAGATACTATTGGAAAATTATAACGCCTTCCATCAGTATCCCTTCTTCTAATCAACTTAATTCTTATGTAGGAGGATTAAATCTTTAAACCGGTCTTGAGCATATCGAAACGTCCTTGCTAATAGGTTGAATATCAAGCATAGTTTTAAGTTGAGCTATAATAACCCTTTCCACATCGGTGATATCATCAGTTtgcttatttaatatttataactgAATTAAACATATTTGGCTGCACAAAAAATACTTgtagtataaaattatttaaaaagttaaaactaAACTTAACGAATAGTCTTAATTCGATTCTCGACTTCATTATcagtatcatatatatatatatatatatatatatagttgagcAAACTTAGGGGTATTATTCACTGACGAAAGTAAGCTACCAATAGAATGGTAATTCTGACCGCTAAGTAAAAATGTCGATGATGCgggagcatcttttctatcttttcctagtaaatttgcattcaaattgttgagtttaatcaagatttaattacctttagccactatgaattctactttgagttgtttgaaatttctatttatttcaggtagtatTCGGATAGATTTGACAGAGTTTtgtagaagaaaaggaagaaagcgaatgatgctgtcaactccGACCTTCTTGCACTAAAACAAGAATAACGTGAGCTTAAAAGGTCCAATTGACATGATTCTAGTggaattggaaagctaacttctagagcttttcaatgatatataatagtataccatTTTCTTCCATTTTATATGTACAACCCTACGTTGAACTTGAGGAACTCCAAGTTCAGCGCTAGATCAAAAGCTGCAAAGAAAGTTTGCGCGCATCACTCCACGCTAAACTTAGGTtaatccaagttcagcgtggactcaaGAAAAAGCACGAGTTTAGCCACTGCCTCCTCTACGCTGAACTTGGGAATTCTTAATATCAACGTGGACCTTAATGAAGGAGTGGTCCCCAAGGCGTTCCAAAGGATACGAGaatcaattaatttattttggttaaacttttattttatttataattaggaaaggatattattttagttttaggaaatatattttacattaattaggattatatataaaagggaaaagaatcagcccttcgggctagAATCTCTTCTCTTcgacctcattccgcactttacgatttttacgaatcctagtttttctctgaaccatgagcaactaaatctccactgttaaggttaggagctctatttattgtatggattgatactattatgtTTCTATTTTAactcatgtactgatttatatttcaagaattgttttcgtcttttatcttatgaatttgggtggaacggaagtatgacccttgttctaattgatttcttgcataacttggaaaagctctttacttgaacaacagcttgaaaacatattctcctaaatttctaattgtctcgacttaatgggatacgtgacatataatcctcttatatttgggtaattaggatttttgtggcatataaactagaaattgaacttcaccctctaattggaattaattgaccaaggaattggcggttgatcaattttagaagagactaaaaaggtctaaggaattagggtttagtcacttatagtttgccataaattaaatcttgcatgattaaaatagttagtaagaaaagtcaatccaaaaaatagatatctctaaaatcttaactgttttctccatatattatttacATCTTGTTTATTGCtgctttctgatattctgaatttactgttaatgcgtTAGAAATCTCAAAACatcattttctatttgtctaactaagtaaattaattaaccattgttgcttagtccatcaatcctcgtgggatcgatcctcattcacttgaggtactacttagtACGacttggtacacttgccggttagtttgtggttataaattgtgcaccaagttttttgcgccattgtggggattgattgtgattgacaactactcgttTACTGCAAAAATttaaagccttaactgttttctccatatattatttacATCTTGTTTACTGCtgctttctgatattctgaaaTTACTGTTAATGCATTTGAACTCTCAagacactattttctgtttgtctgactaagccaatcactcaatcattgttgcttgatacatcaatcctcgtgtgatcgaccctcattcacctgagatactacttggtacgacccggtacacttgccagttaggttgtgggttataaattccacacCAGCCGGCGGGGCAGATCCATTGTTTATGTTATTGTTCATTCTGCCAGTCATAGATGtgaatgaaaacataaaattgaatAGTCGAATTTTCTTCTTAAAGAACCTCGATGTCTCATCATGCTTAAAGTGAAGATTTTCTAAAATATTAAGAGCTGATTTAAGAATAGGCAATTCAACCTTTCCATCCAAACAACAAATACCAAAATGTGGTATAGCATGCCCATTAGTTCTGGTTAACCTCTCTTTATCACACATGTTGGCATTGCAAAATAGACAGCAAAAAATAGGATCACCCGCATCCCAATAATCTATAGAAGAATAACATGCAAAAATTTTatgcagaaaatagaaaaaaaaagttgagaaacatatatataaattaataaaaataatcctAAACAATTGTAAAGGGTAAGGCTATAAACCTTCCTCGTTTTCTTCAAGCTGATCATGATCAGAATGTTGAAAAACATGTCCTGTATATTATGAAagagataaacaaataaataagaccTCTAAAATATTTAAGAATTTTGTTATCATATGCCTTTAAGAAACACGTTAATAAATATCAATTGTATCTGCTAATTTTTATAAACTTTTGTTCAAAATTATCCTCTAAAATTATTAGTGCTaaatttgaaaacttaaaataatCAGAATGTTAATTGCCCTTTcacattatttttctttatttcttcttcatattttcttatacgtacaaataagaaaattaagaatGCAGTAGAGTACATCGTTTCTACCATTTCCTATTCGCATTGTAATTCCTCAACCTATCTAATTTACTCTCTTTGTTATATGCtcctctattttaaaatttttttaattaatctgtCTTATTATTTGATAAAGCAAATCAAAGATGCACAGAAATACTATTTAAAAGCTAGAGATTCTTATCCATTTTTACTTGTTAAAAAAtagagttttaaaatttttttgtttaatttgttgAATGTACTCTCTCAATTTATCTACTCACACCTACCTTATCTATTATAGATGTTACATGGTAGTAGTAAAAGAAgggtaaaaaaatgaaaaaaatacatATGCTTgagtgaaaaaataattttacaaataatATATAGATATTATATTGTAACGGTGAAagcgaaaaaaattaaatatgcttaagtggtgcatgaaattgtaatcacccttgcaattccgcacaactaaccagcaagtgcactggattgtcgaagtaataccttacgtgagtaagggtcgatcccacggagattgtcggcttgaagcaagctatggttaccttgtaactcttagtcaggagattaataatgaaAAGGGTTTTTGTTTGCAATATAATagaagagcatgaattaaaaggTACTTGTGGTTCAATAATGGAgaattggttggagttttggagatgctctgtcatctgaatctctgctttcctactatcttcttcttcacgcacgcaaggctccttccatggcaagctatgtgtagggtgtcactgttgtcaatagctacatcccatcctcttagtgaaaatggtccatgtgcactgtcaccgcacagctaatcatctatcggttctcgatcatgttggaatagaatccagtgatccttttgcgtctgtcactacgcccaacactcgtgagtttgaagctcgtcacagtcatcccttcccagatcctactcgaaataccatagacaaggtttagactttccgaatctcaggaatggccaccaataatcctAGCTTATACGACGAAGACTCTGGATGCACGAATTCAaatactctgttgtcaggagaggtacTCAAAtccgtgaaccaggaacccaagagatacacattcaatctaagatagaacggaggtgattgtcaggcacgcgttcataagttgagaatggtgatgagtgtcacggatcatcacattcatcatgtttaagtgcgaatgaatatcttagaatggaaacaagcgtgattgaatagcaAACAGtggtaattgtattaatccatcgagacatagcagagctcctcacccccaacaatggagtttagagactcgtgccgtagagatacaatgtaaaacatgaaaatgtcatgaggtacaaaataaatctctaaaagtggtttttatactcaactagtaacctaggtttacagaaaatgagtaaactaagataggtagtgcagaaatccacttttgggacccacttagtatgtgcttgggctgagcatgggagctttcacgtgcataggctactcctcaagttaaacgccagctttcatgccaatTTGGGCTTTTAAccccaacttttatgccagttctggcattttgacgtcagaaaagggcagagagctggcattttgacgccattttacatcgtcaaaactcaagcaaagtatggactattatatatttctggaaagccctggatgtctactttctaaagcaattgagaaagcgccatttggagttctgtagctccagaaattccacttcgagtacagggaggtcagaatccaacagcatctgcagtcctttgtcagcctctgaatcagatttttactcaggtccctcaatttcagccagaaaatacctaaaatcacaaaaaaacacacaaactcatagtaaagtccaaaaatgtgaattttgcttaaaaaatactaaaaatatactaaaaactaactaaattatactaaaaactatataaaacaatgccaaaaagcgtatcaaTTATCTGTTCATCATTAAGTCAAAAATTAAATTGACTGAATATTTTATAGAAAAGTTTAAATAatgtgatttaaattttaaagcttAATTTATGAATGAAAATATGAGAAAGGATGATATTAATTCATTAGACCAACTACTCCTTAAATGACACGTGAattttgatgcacggaaacttgtctctcaacaaattttcctccaacaagtataccgaattatcgtcaagtaaaatgaacattgggatcaagagatattgcaatcctccgaatcaagttcattctcatctcttcctcaatcaatgcattcattgatctccttggcaatcttaagtgattggatcccaattccttggcaatccaatctctctaagcttgaacaatttcccaattccttgatttaattgctcatgggaagagatgaagtttggtcactgattataccacacacattcatagatcaaagtattggtaggattaaatgtcacaatatccatctaacccccaacctaatccaacgtgagagagcatttc contains:
- the LOC140176998 gene encoding uncharacterized protein produces the protein MVGAKRLSFIRFNQPKLRVERYKALDESFVSGKADIVATGQHIILPSTFTGGPRYMFNNCKDAFAICNYTGYPSFFITITSNPDWDEVKRLLHGSGLSPQDCPDIVSRIFKIKLNHLISNFKSDVYTVEFQKTGLPHAHILLFIHPLDKPKSPSDIEKFISAEIPDKRRRPKLYAAVERFLVHGPYGRHNKKSPCMVEGHCSKFFPKPFRSRTVIDEAGFPKYKRPDNGRTLTKRNVIIDNSFIVPYNPYLLLKYGYHINVEHMCQTSVIKYLFKYVYKGNDRVTTSFYQSAEDSMSGRVVDEIKNYYDCRYISSYEAALRLFGYDIQIKDPTVIRLPFHLPEDHPVIFRDHDNIQLF